The Streptomyces sp. TLI_105 DNA segment ACGCTGGCCGACGACCCGGACGAGATCCTCTGGCACCGACTGAGCCTCGCCCTGGCGCTGGACGAGGCACGCGCGGAGCGACAGGCCCCGCATCCCGGCGAGACGCGCGCGGTCGGAGTCGGTGCGTCGGCATCGACGGTGCCACTGGCTGGGCCGGTTCGGGCGGAGGCGGTTGCGATGGTGCCGGTCGCCGGGGAGGTGGTTCCGGAAGTGCCGGTGCACGGGGTGCCGGCGACGGCGGCTTCGGGTCCTGCGGCTCCAGTGTCGATGCCGGCCGTTCCCGCGGTGCCTGTGCCGACAGCGCCCGTTCCGGCAGCGCCCGTTCCGACAGTGCTCCTTCCGGCAGTGCCCGTTCCAGCAGCGTCCGTCCCCGCGGGGCGGGCCGTGGCGATCGACCCGTCGGCGGGCCGTCCGGTGCGGACGAGGTTCCTGGAGCGTTTCCGACGGGGGAGGGCGGCGGGTGCGGCGCGGTCCCGGCGGCGGAGGCGTCCGGTGGCCTGGCCCTGACGGGGCGCTCTGACATGCGGTCGGGGCGGGCGGTGGAGAGGATGGGCCCATGCTGCTGGCGCGTGTCGCGGAAGTGTCCCGGGAGGTCACCGCCGCCTCCGCGCGCTCGCGCAAGATCGCTCTGCTGGCCGAGCTGTTCGCCGAGGCCGGGCCCGACGAGAGCCCGCTCGTCATCGCGTATCTGTCCGGGCGGCTGCCGCAGGGGCGGATCGGGGTCGGATGGAGCGTCCTCAAGGACGTCGTCCCGCCGGCCGTTCCGCCTGCCGAAGGACCCGCTCTCACGCTCGGGCAGGTCGACGCGACGATGACGGAGCTCGCCGCCGTGTCGGGCGCCGGAGCCCGTGCCGAGCGGAGCCGACTCGTCCACGGACTGTTCTCCGCCGCCACCCACGACGAGCAGGAACTCCTGGTGCGGTTGCTGACGGGAGAGGTGCGGCAGGGGGCTCTCGACGCCATCGCCCTGGAGGGGGTCGCGCGGGCGGCCGGGGTGCCCGCCCTCGAACTGCGGCGCGCCGTGATGCTCGAAGGCTCGCTGCCGTCGGTCGCCCAGGCCGTGCTCGCCGAGGGGGCCACCGCGCTGGAGCGGTTCACCCTGCGGGTCGGCAGTCCCGTGCAGCCCATGCTCGCCCACACCGCCGCTTCCGTCGCCGAGGCGATCGCCGACCTGGGGCCGTGCGCGGTCGAGGAGAAGCTCGACGGGATCCGCATCCAGGTGCATCGGCGCGGCGACGACGTCCGGGTGTACACCCGGACGCTCGACGACATCACCGACCGCCTCCCCGAGGTGGTCGCGACGGCCCGCGCGGTCGCCGCCGACGGGTTCGTCCTGGACGGCGAGGTGATCGCGCTCGACGCCGGGAGCGGCAGGCCCGCCTCCTTCCAGACGATCTCCGCCCGGGTCGGCTCCCGGATCGACGTGGCCGGTGCGCGTGCCGTGCTTCCTCTCACGGCGGTCTTCTTCGACGTCCTCGCGATGGAGGGGGAGGAGCTGATCGACCGGCCGGGCCTGGAGCGGCACGCGGTCCTCGCCCGTCTGCTGCCGGAGTCGCAGCGGGTCCGCCGCGCCGTCGTCACCGATCCGGCCGAGCCCGCGCAGACCGAGGCCGCCGAGCGGTTCTACGCGGACACCCTGGCCCGGGGGCACGAGGGCGTGCTCGTCAAGGCGCTGGAAGCGCCCTATGTGGCCGGTCGCCGGGGGCGCACCTGGCTGAAGGTGAAACCCGTCCACACCGTCGACCTCGTCGTGCTCGCCGTGGAGCGGGGTCACGGCCGCAGAACCGGGCTGCTCTCCAACCTCCACCTCGGCGCACGGACCGCCGACGGCGGCTTCGTCATGCTCGGAAAGACCTTCAAGGGGCTCACCGACCAGATGCTGCGCTGGCAGACCGAGCGGCTCCGGGAGCTCGCCGTGTCGGACGACGGCTTCACCGTACGCGTACGGCCCGAGCTCGTCGTGGAGATCGCGTACGACGGGCTCCAGGTCTCCACGCGCTACCCGGCGGGCGTCACGCTCCGCTTCGCCCGGGTCGTACGGCACCGGCCCGACAAACGTGCCTCGGAGGCCGACACCGTCGAGCGCGTCGTCGAAGGCCGCTGACGGAGGGAGACGGCCCTCGCGGGGCGGCCGTCCGCGAGGGATGCTGGAGGCGTGGCACGAGGAGCGCGTGGCACCACGACAGGCCGGCGGGCCGCGAGGAGATGAGCGACGTGTACGACTTGCACATCGACACCGACGTCACCGTGCAGCTCAACGACTGCTGCAAGGAGGACGCCCAGGCGGTGTTCGACGTCCTCGACCGGGTCTACCGGCTGGAGGACACGACACCGAACCCCCAGGCGGCCACGGGACCGGCTCCCACTGTCTGGACCGCCACGTTCGACACGGCCGGCGGACGGCACGAGGAGGTGGGCCCCGTCCACCTGACCGCCCCGGTCGGAGTCACGCTCAACGGCGGCTACCGAGCCGTCGACGAGGTCGAGAAGGTGCTCGCCACCGGCTTCGACATCCAGTCCCTGCAGGCCGTCTCCGGTGACCAGGAGACCGAGGCCCGGCTGTTGCTCGCGTCCCGCTGAGCGGGACGCATGGACGCTCCGGGCGGCGCGGACGGGCGCCGCCCGGGGTTCTCGTGTGCCCGTGAACGGTCGGCGGACCCCGCCGACATCCCCGGTATACACCGTGTGTAGAGTGCCTTCCGGCCGCGCACACCGCACTGACCGGCGGTGACGGCCGTACCGAAGACACCACGGGGAAAGCGGGTCCACCATGTTCCGATCCAGGCCTGGCCGCGGCAGAGCGGTGGGCACGGCACTGCTCGCCGCGGTGTCGCTGATGCTGACTCTGGGGGCCTGCGGAGTCGATCCGGTCACCCCGCAGGACGCCCGGCAGGAGGGCGGCACGGACGACAAGGCGGGGGGCACGGCCCGCCGCGTCGACTGCGCCGAGGTCACGTGCATAGCCCTGACCTTCGACGCGGGGCCGGGCAAGGACACCCCCCGTCTCCTCGACGTCCTCAAGGAGAAGCAGGTGCCCGCCACCTTCTTCCTCCTCGGCAGCAAGCACGTCGACCGCTACCCCGAGGTGGTCAAGCGCATCGCCGACGAGGGCCACGAGGTCGCCAACCACACCTGGTCGCACCGGATCCTGACCGACCTCGACGAGTCCGAGATCCGCGACGAGCTCTCCCGCACCCAGGACGCCATAGAGAAGATCACCGGCCGGAAGCCCACCCTCATGCGCCCGCCGCAGGGCCGCACCGATGGCACGGTGTCCGACGTCAGCCGGGACCTCGGCCTCGCCCAGGTCCTGTGGAGCATCACGGCCAAGGACTACTCCACCACCGACTCGGCGCTCATACGGCAGCGCGTGCTCGACAACGCGCACCGCGACGGGATCATCCTGCTCCACGACATCTACGACGGGACGGTGCCGGCCGTTCCCTCGATCATCGACGAGCTGAAGCGGCGAGGCTTCACGTTCGTGACGGTGCCGGAGCTCCTCGCGCCCGGCAAGGCCGAGCCCGGCACCGTCTACCGCCCCGAGAGGGACTGACGGACCCGGCGAAAACGGGTGAGGTGACTCACATCGCCCACCTGGGGTGCCCCGGAACATTCGGGAAAGGTTTACCGTTCATATGTACGTGACTGCGAAGGGGCCCGGTCCCCAAGGTCCCCCCCAAGAGGTGACCGCCCTTCGCCCCGTCACGGCAATCGGCCCCGGTTGGAATCCCCCGTCCAACCGGGGCTTTGTCGTTCCCCTGCGCGCCGTTCCCCCTGGGTCTTTCCCCTGCGCGTCGTTCCCGTGCACCCGTCCGTCAGCCGCGCGGGAGGGCGCCGGCCGGGTGGCGGGGGCGGAGGCCGGCATCAGACCCGCGCCGCGGACGACGCGGGTGGACGGGTCTTCCGCCAGCCGGAGCCGGGCGCGCAGGAGGTGGGCGAGGCGTCCCGTCACGTCGAGTCGCAGGGCGCCACCGCCGGTCACCAGGACGCCCCGGCGCAGCGCCCCGCGGACGGCTCCGGTGCGGTCGTGCCGCCACAGGCCGCTCACCATGTCGGTGGTCGTCGTGGCGATCGCGTCCGGCCCGCTCCCCGGCTCCGGAAGGTCGTCGGGGCCCACTTCGGCCTGCCGGGCGTCCTCGACGAGGCCGTCCACGACGAGCGTGACCTCCGTCAGCTGGGCGCCGAGGTCGACGACCAGCAGCGGCCCCCCGTCGGGCGGCGCGGCGTAGGCGGCCGCCGCGCGGGCGCTGTCCACGGCGATGACCCGCACCGGGTCGAGACCGTCCACCATCCGCTTCGCCGCCGCCCGCTCCCGCGGACCCGCGAGGACCGGACGGGTCAGCATGACGACGGTGTCGTGCCCGTCGCCGCCCGGGGCCGAGGCGGCCAGGCGTCGGAGCAGGCGCAGCTGGGAGTCGGGATCGATCACCCGATCGAAGGAGGGGGGAGGCGGGTCAGCCCTCGGTGCCGAGCCACAGGTCGGGGCCGAACACCTCGTAGTGGATGTCCGCCGCCGCGAGGCCCCGGCCGAGGAGGTCGCCCCGCACAGCGCGGAGGAAGGGCAGCGGCCCGCACAGGTACGCGGTGGTGCCCGCCGGAAGGTCGAGGAGCGTGACGTCCGCCCGGCCCGGCCGGGCGCCGGACTCGCCCGGCTCCTCGTACCAGAGGTGCAGCGTCCCCTGCGGCAGCGCGTCCACGAGTCGCCGCAGCTCGTCGGCGTGCGCGTGGGAGGCGGGGGCGCGGTCGGCGTGCACCACGACGACCGGGCGGTTCGACCCGGTGGCGACCAGGTGGTCGAGCATCGCCAGCATCGGGGTGCTGCCGATCCCGGCGGAGGCGAGCAGCAGGGGGCTCTCGCCCTCGGGCAGGACCAGGTCGCCGAAGGGGGTCGAGACCTCCACGGTGTCGCCCGCACCGGCGTGGGCGTGCAGCCAGGAGGAGACCTCGCCCGCCGGATCGCCGTCGACCCGCTTCACCGTGATCCGCCACTGCGGGTGTCCGGGGGCGGCGGACAGGCTGTACTGACGGATCTGCCGGGCGCCGTCGGGCAAGGTGACCTGGACGCTCACGTACTGGCCCGGCCGGAAGGGGGCGGTGGGGGTGCCGTCGGTGTGCCGCAGGACGAGGGACACCGTGTCGGCCGTCTCCTCCCGCCGCTCGGCGATCTCCATGGACCGCCAGACCTGGCCCTCGGCGACACCGGCCTCCTGGTAGAGGCGGGCCTCCACGGCGACGAGCGCGTTCGCCATCAGCCAGTACACCTCGTCCCAGGCCTGTGCGACCTCGGGGGTCACCGCGTCGCCGAGGACCTCCACGATCGCGGCGAAGAGGTGTTCGTGCACGATCTTGTACTGCTCGGAGGTGACGCCGAGCGAGGCGTGCTTGTGCGCGATCCGGGACAGCATGACGTCGGGGCGGCCGTCCGGGTTCTCCAGCAGGGCGACGGCGAAGGCGGCTATGGAGCCGGCGAGCGCCTTCCGCTGGTCGCCGTTGGCCTGGTTGCCCCGGTTGAACAGGTCGCGCAGCAGCTCGGGGTGGGCGGCGAAGAGGCGACCGTAGAAGCGCTCGGTGATCTCGTCGAGCGCCCCTCCGACGGCGGGCAGGGTGGCGCGGACGACCGGAACGGCCTGCTCGGACAGCATGGGAACTTCCAATCTGGTAGATCATCTACTTATTAAAAGGCGTGCGGATGCCTCCCCGGGGGCGGGTGCCGTCAGGGCGATCCCGCGGGGTGCGGACTGAGGGTCAGCAGCAGCGGACCGGTCGGCGACTCCACGAGCTCCGCCACGGTCAACGGATCCAGCACGCGGTAGAAGGCCTCCTGCGCCTCGCGCAGCGCTCCGCGCAGCCGGCACGCGGTGCGCAGCGGGCACGGCGGATCGCCCTCGCAGGCGACGACCTCCTCCTCGCCCTCCAGGGTCCGGGCCAGCCAGCCCACCGACGAGCGCCGCCCCAGCTCCGTCAGGGCCAGACCGCCGCCCCGGCCGCGCCGCGCCTCGACCACGCCGAGGTGCTGGAGCCGGGTGACCACCTTCGCCATGTGGGCGTAGGGCACGTCCATCGACTCCGCCACCTCGCGGGTGGTGACGGACTCCTCGGGTGCGGTGACCGCCAGGCGCATCACGGCACGGAGCGCCAGGTCGGTGAACTTCGTCAGCCTCACGGCCCGACCGTATCAAAGGCATATTTCGGATACGTATTAAGGGGGCTGCTTTCGGCGTCGCCGGCGCCGCCACAGCCACCACCCGCCCGTGACCAGACAGCTCGTCGTCAGGACGATCCCGACCACCGGCCACCGCCCGCCGGCGATCCGGGTGTCGGTGGCGACGACCAGGAGCAGGGCCACCGCCGGCAGCATCATCGATCCCAGCGAGCGCAGCCCCGCCACGGCCATGGCGGGATCGACCCGGACGCCCCGCGGAGTGCGCAGGTCGCGCGAGCCGGCGTAGAAGACGGTGGCCCGGTCGGCCAATCGGGTGGTGGCGCGGTTGTACGAGAAGGCCATGTACGGCAGCCAGACGAGCGGGGCCACCAGGCCCACCAGGAACACGCAGCCGACGAGCGCCCACTGGCCGATCCGGGTCCATGGCCCCACCTTCTCGTCGGAGGGCGTGAGCAGTCCGAGCAGCCAGGCCATGCGCAGCACCAGGTCGCGGAAGGCGGCCACCCGTCCCCGCCGCTTCCCCGACCGAGACCTGTCGGGGGCGGTGTCGAGGGCGGCCCGGGCCGCCGCGGTGTCGGCGTACACCCCTTGCAGGACGAGCAGTTCGGCCGCGCGCTCCGGGTCCGTGGTGTCGCGCCCCTCGGTGGCGGCGAGTTCGAGCACGATACGTGCCTGGGACAGCAGGGCTCCGCAGAACGCCACGGGGACGAAGACCAGGAAGGGGCCACCGACGAAGGACCCCTCCGCCGTGACCCTCCGGCGTCCGCGTGCGACGACGAGGGCTCGCAGGGCCGTCCCGTCGGCGTCGGGATGGGCGGCACGCAGGCGTTCGACCGATGCCCCTGCCCCGGGGCCCAGGTGACGCAGGGCGAAGGAGGCGAGCGCTTCCGGAAGCCTCCCGGGCTCCGCCGCGATCTCCCGCAGCAGGGAACCCTTGAGCCCGTCGCCGCGCCCGCCTCCGTCGCCGCGCCCGCCTCCGTCGGCTCCGGCGCGCCGCCGCCCCGCCCGCCACTTGTGGAGTCTCAGGACAGGACCTTGGCCTTGGCCTTCTCGAACTCCTCGGCCGTGATGGCGCCCTTCGCCTTGAGGTCGGCGAGCCGGGCCAGTTCGTCGGCGGCTCCGCCACCCCCGCCCGGCGAACCGGCGGTCTTGCGGATGTAGTCCTGGAACGCCGCTTCGCTCTCCTTCACCTGCTTGATGTCCCGCTGCCCCATGCCCTTGCCGCGTGCGATGACGTACACCAGCACGCCGAGGTAGGGGAGCAGGATGCAGAAGATCAGCCAGCCGGCCTTGCCCCAGCCGCCGAGCGAGTGGTCACGGAAGATGTCGGTGATCACCTTGAACAGCAGGAACAGCCACATGATCCAGAGGAAGAACCACAGCATCGTCCAGAAGAGGTTGAGAAGGGGGTAGTCGTCCATTCCTGCACACTCCGTTCCCGCGCGGACCGGGGAAGGCCCGGCGATGCAGCGAGTCTCACCCGACCCTCGCGCGTCCGCATGTCGTGACCGCCCGCGTGCGGGCCCTCCGCCGCCGTGTTCGGATGGAGGGCGCGGACCGCCGAGCCGACGCATCACACGCCCGCGCGGAGCCGCGAACCGTACGAGGAACGGGACGGAGCACCATGGGTCCGGTGGAATGTGTCGTGCTCGCCTTCCCGGGAGAGCGGCTGAAAGTGGCGGCGGTGACGGCCATCGCGGAGCTGCGCAGAGCGGGACAGGTACGGCTGATCGACTCGCTCGTCGTCGTCAAGTCCGTCACCGGCGAGGTCTCCACCTCAGAACTCGTCGAGTACGAGGAGTACGACGAGGCCACCGCCGAGATCGGCCCCGAGGTCAACCTGCTCGGCCCCGAGGACGCGGCCGAGGCCGCCGAGGCGCTCGAACCGGGTTCGTGCGCGCTGGTGCTGCTCGTCGAGCACGTCTGGGCCGCGCGGGCGGCGGACGCGATCCGCGAGGCCGGCGGCCGGATCGCCGGGACGGTGCGCATCCCGCCCGAGGTCGTCGAGGAGGCGCGGCGCGCCTATCGCGAGGCCGTGGCCGCCGCCGCGGTCGGAAAGGGCTGATCGTGTTCATGCGACGACGCCCTCTCGGGAGACCGGTCGTCCGGCCCGTGGGCGCGCCCCTGTTGCGCGGCGCCCTCGTGGGCGGCGCGGCCTACGCGGCGGGCCGCAACTCCGCCCGCGCCGCGCGCCGGGAGGAGGACCAGGAGCAGGCCGTCGTCGAACTCCAGGACCGGCAGCAGCCCCCGGCGGCCCCTCCGTCGGCGCCGAGCGCGCCGACCGCCGCCGGCGGGGCACCGTCGATCACCGACCAGCTGGCCCGGCTCGGCGAGCTCGCCCAGCAGGGCCTGCTCACCCCCGAGGAGTTCGCCGCCGCCAAGGCGAAGCTGCTCGGCATCTGACCGGCAGCGAAGCCCTTCGGCACCCGAGGGTCCCGCCCCGAGCAGGCACGGCGCAGGAAGAGCCCCGGTCAGGCGCCGCGCAAGGCGGCCAGGGCGCGGTCCGCGTGCGCGCTCATCCGCAGTTCGCTGCGGACGACCTCCCGGACCCGCCGGTCCTGGCCGATCACGAAGGTGACCCGTTTCGTCGGGGCCAGCGAGAACCCTCGCTTCACGCCGAACCGCTCCCGTATGGCGCCGTCCGCGTCGGACAGCAGGGGGTAGCCGAGCGAGTGCCGCTCGGCGAACTCCTGCTGCCGCTCCACCCCGTCGGAGCTGATGCCGACGGGCAGGGCGCCGACGTCGCGGAACTCGGCCGCCAGGTCACGGAAGTGACAGGCCTCGGCGGTGCAGCCCGGCGTGAGGGCCGCCGGATAGAAGAAGAGGACGACCGGGCCTTCGGAGAGCAGGCCGGTCAGCGAGCGCGGAGCGCCCGTCTCGTCCGGAAGGGTGAAGTCCTCGACGAGGTCACCGACGTTCATTTCAGGCCCGCCCGATCCGTCCCTGTGTCGCCCCCGGTGCCTCCGGCGGCCGGGCGGTGACGTTACCGCAGAGTAGAGGCGGCGTCATCCCTCCGCGGGGCGACGTCGCGCGCGGCGGCGCGCCGGTCGAGCACGGCGAGGGCGCGCTCGCCCCAGCGCAGGTTCTCCTCCTCGAAGAACCGCCCGCGCATCAGCGTGAGGTACGGCCCGACCCGCTCCGCCTCACCCAGATAGGTGTCCTCGTCCCGGCCGTCGAGCATCCACTCCCGCAGCCGGTCGTAGCGGGCCAGCTTCGCCCGGGCCGTCTCCATCCGCTGGGCCACGAACTCGCGGACGGCCGCGGTGTCGCCCTCGTCGCAGGCCTGCACCTGCACCAGCAGTTCGTCGCGGACGGCGCTCGGGCGCGGCGGTGTCGTCGTGTAGGCGACCAGATCCTGCCTGCCGGGCTCGGTGAGGCTGAACATCCGCTTGTTGGGGCGCCGTTCCTGCTCCACCACGCGGGCCGTGATCAGACCGGCCTCGGCGAGCCGCTCCAGCTCGCGGTAGAGCTGCTGCGGGGTGGCGGCCCAGAAGTTGGCGACGGACACGTCGAAGATCTTGGCCAGGTCGTATCCGGAGGCCTCGCCCTCCAGGAGAGCTGCGAGGACGGCGTGCTTGAGGGACATCCGGACACGCTAGCAGCACGTTGAATAGTTTCCTCCGCACCTAATCAACCGACGGGGCGCCCCGTGCCGGACGGCGGTTCTTCGCTGGCACGTCCGTCCGGCGCCTGCCTAGGGTGGAGAGGGGCAGGCCGCGGGGGAGCAGATCCGAGGGGCAGCACGATGGACAGCGACTCGTTCGTCTACACCACCTACATCCGGACCACCCCCGAGGAGCTCTGGCAGGCGCTCACCGACCCGGAGCTCACGCGCCGCTACTGGGGCGTCGCCTTCGAATCGGACTGGACCCCGGGCGCGCCGATGGTCTGGGACGAGAACGGCCGCAGGACCGAAGACCCCGAGCAGGTCGTCCTCGCGGCCGAGCCCGGTCGCCTCCTCTCGTACACGTGGCACACCTTCACCCCCGCCTGGGCGGAGGCGGTCCGTCTGGAGGAGGAGGCGTACGAGCGCCTCGTCCGCGAGCGCCGGTCCCGGGTCACCTTCGTGATCGAGCCGTCCGGCGACATGGTCAAGCTCACGGTCACCCATGGGGACCTGGAGCCCGACGGCACCATCAAGGGGCTGATCGGCGAGGGCTGGCCCGCGCTGATCTCCAGCCTCAAGTCCCTTCTGGAGACCGGTGAGGAGCTTCCGGAACCGGCCCGCTGACCCATTCGAGTCGTCTCGCCCCCGACTCCGCCGCCACGCCCGGTGCCTTGATCATCTTTTTCTCCTCTCATCCGCTTTGATGCTGCGGTCGGCACCGTCCGCCGATGTCGCCGGATGAAGGAGAGGGAGTCCGACGTGTCGTCACGCCGATACGCACGGGGGTGGGGAGCCCTCTCCCTCGCCGTCGGGGCCGTCCTCGTCAGCACGGCGGCCCAGTCGCCGGACCGGGACTCCGAGGACGAGCGGCGGGCCGCCGCCTCCCGCGGCGCCACCGCCGTCGTCGCGGTGGACGGCTGTGCCGCCGGCGGAGGCCTCTGCTCCGACCCGCGCCACTCGGTCGTCCTCGGCGGCGACCGCGTCCTCACGGGCCGCCCGTTCACGCTCGGTCCGAAGGCCACCGGGCCCGTGGAGCTCGCGCTCCGCACCCCCGGAGTGCTCGCCGACGTCACCGTCACCGACCAGCGCGGCCGCCGGATCGCCGGAGCGCAGAGCGCGGACCACACCCGGTGGACCAGCGCCGCACCCCTGCCGGCCGGAGCCCGGTACGCCGCCCGGCTCGTCGTCGACGGGGCGGGGGCGGGCGGCGCGCGCCGCGCCCGCCTCGACTTCCGGACCGCCCCGATGCCCGCCGGAGAGCGGCTGACCGTCACCTTCGGACCCGAGGACGGCGGCACGTACGGGGTGGGCCGGCCGGTCACCGCCGAGCTCAGCCGGCCCGTGCCGGAGGACGCCCCCGATGCCCGCCGCGCCGTGGAACGGGCCCTCGACGTGCGGTCCGAGCCCCACGTCGACGGCGCCTGGCACTGGGTCGACTCCGCCACCCTCCACTACCGGCCCCGCACGTACTGGCCCGCCCACGCCACGGTCCGCGTCCACAGCGGCCTCGACGGGGCCCCCATCGGCGGCGGCCTCTACGGCGGCCCCTCACGCCCCCTCACGTTCACCACGGGCGCCCGGATCGAGGCCGTCACCGACGTCTCCGCCCACCGGATGAACGTCTTCCGCGACGGAGAACTCCTGCGCGCCCTCCCGGTCACCACCGGCAAGGCCGGCTACCGCACCCGAGGCGGCGTCAAGGTCGTCCTCGGCAAGGAGCCCCTCGTCCGCATGCGCGGCGACTCCATCGGCATCGCCCGCGGCAGCACCGACTTCTACGACCTCAAGGTCCGCTGGGCCACCCGGGTGACCTGGAGCGGCGAGTACCTGCACGCCGCGCCGTGGTCGCTCGACTCCCAGGGCAACGAGGACGTCAGCCACGGCTGCACGGGCATGAGCACCGAGGACGCCGCCTGGCTCTTCCACACGGTGCGCGAGGGAGACCTCGTACGGGTCGTCAACGGGTACGGGAAGCCCATGACGCCCTTCGACAACGGCTTCGGCGACTGGAATCTCAGCTGGCCCGAGTGGCTCCGGGGCAGCGCCCTCGCCACGGACGCCACCGGCCCCGCTCCCAGGTCGCTCGCGGGTGCGCTGGGCCCGACACTCTGAACGAACCGATCCGTCCCTCCCGACCGCCCCTCGGTGATACTGACGTCCTGCCCGTTCCCGCCGACCTCAGGGAGCTTCGATGCCGGACGTCACCAAGGTCGAGGTCGGGGACGCGACCGCTCTTCGTGGAGACGCGACGCCTCGGCCCGCAGCGGGACCTCGAAGAGCCCGGCCCGGACCGCGAAGGGTCGGGACCGGACCTCGACGGACCCGGTTCGGACCTCGAAGGGATCGACGGTCGCCTGCCCGACCTGTCGAGCGTCACCGAGGCCCTCTCCTCCTTCGCCGGACAGATCGGCGAGGCGCTCCATCAGGCGGCCCCCGACCGCGCGACCGTCGAGTTCGGCTGCCGGCTCGGCCTGGACGCGGGCGGGCTCACCGCGCTCGTCGTGCAGGGCAGCGCGAACGCGAGCCTGCGCGTGACCCTCGAATGGGTGAAGAAGACGCCCCGCTGACCTCACACCCGTCCGCCGCCCGGCGTGTCCGAGGAGAGCCGCTGTGCCGCGTAGATCGGGATCACCGAGAGCAGGACGAGCGCCGCCGCCACCACGTTCACCACCGGGGCCTGCTGAGGGCGGGTCATGTTGTTGAAGATCCACACCGGCAGGGTCTGCACCCCGGGCCCCGCCGTGAACGTCGTCACCACGATCTCGTCGAAGGACAGCGCGAAGGCGAGCAGCCCGCCCGCGAGCAGCGCCGAGCGCAGCAGCGGGAAGGTGATGTCCCGGAAGACGCGGAACGTGTCCGCCCCCAGGTCCATCGCCGCCTCCTCGTACGAGCCGGGCAGCCGCCGCAGCCGCGCCACCACGTTGTTGAAGACGACCACGATGCAGAAGGTGGCGTGGCCCACGACCACCGTGAACATCCCGAGGCCGACGCCGAGGGGTTCCAGGACCGTGCCGAAGGCCGAGTTGAGCGCGATGCCCGTGACGATGCCGGGCAGCGCGATCGGCAGCACCACCGCGAAGGAGACGGCCTCCCGTCCGAAGAAGGTGTACCGCTGCACCGCGAAGGCGATGAGCGTGCCGAGCACCAGGGCCACCGCCGTCGCCGCGAGCCCCGCCCGGACCGAGGTCCACAGCGCCTCGCGGGCGCCCTCGTTCTCCCAGGCCGCCGCCCACCAGTCGAGCGTGAGGCCGGGCGGCGGCCAGCTCGCCGAGCGGTCCGGGTTGAGCGAGCCGAGCAGGACGAGCAGCAGCGGGAGGTAGATCGCCGCGAAGCCGAGGCCGGCCGCGGTGCGCAGCGCGATCCGCGCGGGACGGGAGAGGTTCATCGGTCGCGGTCCTTCCGGCCGTTCACAGGCTGCGCAGCGCACCGGAGCGCCGCACCGCGAGGAGGTACACCACGATGACGGCGACCGGCACGGTGCCGAGCGCGGCCGCCAGCGGCATGTTCAGGGTGACGTTGGAGTAGACGAGGTTGCCGATCAGCTGGGTCTTGCCGCCGACGATCTGCACGGTGATGTAGTCGCCGAGGCTCAGGGAGAAGGTGAAGACGGACCCCGCGGCCACCGCCGGCCACACCAGCGGCAGCACCACCGAGACGAAGGTCCGCCAGGTCCTCGCCCCGAGGTCCGCCGAGGCGTTCAGGAGGTTGTCGGGCAGCTGGACGAGCGCGGTGTGGATCGGCAGCGCCATGTACGGCAGCCAGAGGTACGTCAGGACGAGCACCGTCGCCGTGAGCCCGTACCCCGGCCCGCTGAGGCCGAACGGCCGCAGCGCCCAGTCGAGCGGCCCCCCTTCGGAGAGGATGAGCCGCCACGCGTACACCTTCACGAGGTAGCCGGCCCACAGCGGCATGAGCAGCGCGACCACGAACAGCGGGCGGCGGCGCGGGTGCGCGACGCGCGCCGTGTAGAAGGCGAGGGGGAAGGCGATGACGGCGCAGAGCGCG contains these protein-coding regions:
- a CDS encoding ATP-dependent DNA ligase; this encodes MLLARVAEVSREVTAASARSRKIALLAELFAEAGPDESPLVIAYLSGRLPQGRIGVGWSVLKDVVPPAVPPAEGPALTLGQVDATMTELAAVSGAGARAERSRLVHGLFSAATHDEQELLVRLLTGEVRQGALDAIALEGVARAAGVPALELRRAVMLEGSLPSVAQAVLAEGATALERFTLRVGSPVQPMLAHTAASVAEAIADLGPCAVEEKLDGIRIQVHRRGDDVRVYTRTLDDITDRLPEVVATARAVAADGFVLDGEVIALDAGSGRPASFQTISARVGSRIDVAGARAVLPLTAVFFDVLAMEGEELIDRPGLERHAVLARLLPESQRVRRAVVTDPAEPAQTEAAERFYADTLARGHEGVLVKALEAPYVAGRRGRTWLKVKPVHTVDLVVLAVERGHGRRTGLLSNLHLGARTADGGFVMLGKTFKGLTDQMLRWQTERLRELAVSDDGFTVRVRPELVVEIAYDGLQVSTRYPAGVTLRFARVVRHRPDKRASEADTVERVVEGR
- a CDS encoding polysaccharide deacetylase family protein, which translates into the protein MFRSRPGRGRAVGTALLAAVSLMLTLGACGVDPVTPQDARQEGGTDDKAGGTARRVDCAEVTCIALTFDAGPGKDTPRLLDVLKEKQVPATFFLLGSKHVDRYPEVVKRIADEGHEVANHTWSHRILTDLDESEIRDELSRTQDAIEKITGRKPTLMRPPQGRTDGTVSDVSRDLGLAQVLWSITAKDYSTTDSALIRQRVLDNAHRDGIILLHDIYDGTVPAVPSIIDELKRRGFTFVTVPELLAPGKAEPGTVYRPERD
- a CDS encoding rod shape-determining protein MreC, which codes for MIDPDSQLRLLRRLAASAPGGDGHDTVVMLTRPVLAGPRERAAAKRMVDGLDPVRVIAVDSARAAAAYAAPPDGGPLLVVDLGAQLTEVTLVVDGLVEDARQAEVGPDDLPEPGSGPDAIATTTTDMVSGLWRHDRTGAVRGALRRGVLVTGGGALRLDVTGRLAHLLRARLRLAEDPSTRVVRGAGLMPASAPATRPAPSRAADGRVHGNDAQGKDPGGTARRGTTKPRLDGGFQPGPIAVTGRRAVTSWGGPWGPGPFAVTYI
- a CDS encoding globin domain-containing protein, translated to MLSEQAVPVVRATLPAVGGALDEITERFYGRLFAAHPELLRDLFNRGNQANGDQRKALAGSIAAFAVALLENPDGRPDVMLSRIAHKHASLGVTSEQYKIVHEHLFAAIVEVLGDAVTPEVAQAWDEVYWLMANALVAVEARLYQEAGVAEGQVWRSMEIAERREETADTVSLVLRHTDGTPTAPFRPGQYVSVQVTLPDGARQIRQYSLSAAPGHPQWRITVKRVDGDPAGEVSSWLHAHAGAGDTVEVSTPFGDLVLPEGESPLLLASAGIGSTPMLAMLDHLVATGSNRPVVVVHADRAPASHAHADELRRLVDALPQGTLHLWYEEPGESGARPGRADVTLLDLPAGTTAYLCGPLPFLRAVRGDLLGRGLAAADIHYEVFGPDLWLGTEG
- a CDS encoding Rrf2 family transcriptional regulator → MRLTKFTDLALRAVMRLAVTAPEESVTTREVAESMDVPYAHMAKVVTRLQHLGVVEARRGRGGGLALTELGRRSSVGWLARTLEGEEEVVACEGDPPCPLRTACRLRGALREAQEAFYRVLDPLTVAELVESPTGPLLLTLSPHPAGSP
- a CDS encoding SHOCT domain-containing protein, coding for MDDYPLLNLFWTMLWFFLWIMWLFLLFKVITDIFRDHSLGGWGKAGWLIFCILLPYLGVLVYVIARGKGMGQRDIKQVKESEAAFQDYIRKTAGSPGGGGGAADELARLADLKAKGAITAEEFEKAKAKVLS
- a CDS encoding DUF6325 family protein codes for the protein MGPVECVVLAFPGERLKVAAVTAIAELRRAGQVRLIDSLVVVKSVTGEVSTSELVEYEEYDEATAEIGPEVNLLGPEDAAEAAEALEPGSCALVLLVEHVWAARAADAIREAGGRIAGTVRIPPEVVEEARRAYREAVAAAAVGKG